The genomic interval TTCAGTGTAGGCTGGTTCCCTAAATATTCCTTTAATCACTTCCTCTATGGTCAGGACTGGCAGGTGATAACAGAAAAGTCTGGACACTCCAGTCAGCCACCCCCCACCACCATATCACTGTTTGACCTCCTGTAGTTTACAATTACTATATTTTTGAACAATCTCActtcccaggggaaaaaaaaagagagtccaGGCTGCCAATTCGGTGGTGTGAGTAGTATGCCCAAAAAACAGTGGGCAATCTGTCCCAAAGAATAAGCTTACTGTCCCTTTAAAATCTCCCAgcaatccatttaaaaaaaaaaaaaaaagaaggttgaaaTTTTTTACCTGTGAGTTCTTGGAAACTGACTGAAACAAATAACAATAGGTGGGCTTTTGTGCCCTCCCCCCTTCACAGAGGGTGAAACAATTGTGTGAGTGGTCCCTGTATGTACCTCAGTTTTTATTGCAGCTAGAACTTATCTGTGATTTatctgaggaaagaaaatagaagacacAGGGAAACTGTACTGAAGGATTTTAGAGAAGAGCTTGTAGGAGACTGCTGTAACTAtgtctccagaaaaataaaaaactttgaaCAGGAATAACTCAAGAAACTTATTGGCTCTCTTGAGTCATCCCTGCGTAGCTGTGGTGCTGCGTGCGAGTCTGATAGCCTTGATGCACCTGATTACTAGTACTTATAGCCCTATTTCTTCAAGATGCCTGAAGAATTGAACCAtggagaggaggaggtggagactTTTGCCTTTCAGGCAGAAATTGCCCAGCTTATGTCACTCATCATCAATACTTTCTATTCCAACAAGGAAATCTTCCTTCGAGAGTTGATCTCTAATGCTTCTGATGCCTTGGACAAGATTCATTATGAGAGCCTGACAGATCCTTCCAAGTTAGACAGtggtaaaaagttaaaaattgacATCATCCCTAACCCTCAGGAATGAACTCTGACCTTGGTGTACACAGGCATTGGTATAACCAAGGCTGATCTCATAAATAATTTGGGAACCATTGCACTAAAGCATTTATGGAGGCTCTTCAGGCTTGTGCAGGTATCTCCGTGATTGGGCAGTTTGGTGTTGGCTTTTATTCTGCCTACCTGGTGGCACAGAAAGTGGTTGTGATCACATAACACAACGACAATGAACAGTACGCCTGAGAATCTTCTTCTGGGGGTTCCTTCGCTGTGCGTGCTGATCATGGTGAGCCCATTGGCAGGGGCACCAAAGTGATCCTCCACCTTAAAGAAGACCAGACAGAGTATTTGGAAGAGAGGCGGGTGAAAGAAGTAGTGAAGAAGCACTCCCAGTTCATAGGCTATCCCATCACACTTTATTTGGAGAAGGAACCAGAGATGGAAATCAGCAATGATGaggcagaagaagagaaaggtgagaaagaagaagataaagatgATGAAGAGAAACCCAAGATCGAAGATGTGGGCTCAGATGAGGAGGATAACAGCAGtaaggataagaaaaagaaaaccaagaagatTAAGGAAAAATACATTGATCGGGAAGAATTAAACAAAACCAAGCCCATTTGGACCAGAAACCCTGATGACATCACCCAGGAGGAATATGGAGAATTCTACAAGAGCCTCACCAATGACTGGGAAGACCACTTGGCAGTCAAGCACTTTTCTGTAGAAGGTCAGTTGGAATTCAGGGCATTGCTCTTTTCTGAGTTGGCAGAAgacaaggagaactataaaaaatCCTATGAGGCATTCTCTAAAAATTTGAAGCTTGGAATACAACTAGGACTCCACTAACAGGGAACGCCTGTCTGAGCTGCTGCTCATACCTCCCAGTCTGGAGATGAGATAACCTTTCTGTCAAAGTATGTCTCTCGCATGAAGGAAACACAGAAGTCCATCTATTACATCACTGGTGAGAGCAAAGAGCAGGTGGTCAACTCTGCATTTGTGAAGCAAGTGTGGAAGTGGGGCTTTCAGGTGATATATATGACTGAGCCCATTGATAAGTACTGCATGCAGCAGCTCAAGGAGTTTGATGGGAAGACCCTGGTCTCAGTTACCAAGGAGAGCCTGGAGCTACCCGaggatgagaaagagaagaagaaaatggaagagagcaaggcaaagtttgagaacctctgcaaGCTTATGAAAGAAATCTTGGATAAGAAAGTCGAGAAGGTGACGATCTCCAATAAGCTTGTGTCTTCACCCTGCTGCATCGTGACCAGTACCTACGGCTGGACAGCCAACATGGAGCAGATCATGAAAGCCCAGACACTTCGGGACAACTCCACAAAGGGCTATATGATGGCAAAAAAACACCTGGAGATAAACCCTGACCACCCCATTGTGGAGATGCTGTGGCAGAAGGCTAAGGTGGACAAAAATGACAAGGCTGTCAAGGACCTGGTGGTGCTGCTGTTTGAAACTGCACTGCTCTCCTCTGGCTTCTCCCTTGAGGATCCCCAGACCCACTCCAACCGCATCTATCGCATGATCAAGCTAGGCCTAGGCATTGATGAAGATGAAGTGACAGCAGAGGAACCCAGTACTGCTGTTCCTGATGAAATCCCACCCCTTGAAGGTGATGAGGACGCATCTCGCATGGAAGAAGTAGATTAGGAGTTTATACTTAGAAACCTTTTGCCCTCTGTATGGTGTTACCCATGGTTCCCACAGCCTTCAAGTGGCCATATCCCACTTAGCTTCCTCTGCTGAtgtctagttttttctttaattaactgTCCTTGGGTGTAAGACAGGAAACTAGGGTCTCAAGCCCTGTTCCCTTCTGAGTTTGACCAAGTGGATGTTGtgtattgcttttttattttggaattaaagtatgccaggcggcacctgtggctcaaggagtagggcgccggtcccatatgccggaggtggcgggttcaaacccagccccagccaaaaaccacaaaaaataaaaataaaaaaaaaaaggaattaaagtaTGCAGAATAAAGAAGATGcagttttatacaaaaaaaaaaaagaaacttattgtTCAGATGACTATGGTTTCCCTTAAAATTAGTTTTGAGCCCGTTATTAaaatccaaatttttaaaaattatgaactgccacctctgtaatatttctatGGTTCACAGATTCAACTGTGAACTTATGTAGAGAGTATGGTCTGCAGGGTGCAGCCCACTTGTGCCTAAgataaattctgaaaaagaagcaaaaagtcaAATTTCTAATTTAACATGAGCCTGAAAATGGGATTGATCCCTGTCTAGCTCTAAATGAGAAAATTCTGTATCAATAGTATATTCCATAAACTGTCCCTCATTTGGAAAATGTAGTAGTTTAGTTTAAATTGCTtaagaaactgaatctttgtcaaaaaaaaatagattcttgccttttaaactttctaattGTTGGTCTGgccaagtaaataattaacttcatagtatactgtgatcctgttttgtaaAAAACGAGTTTTTGAAAGTGaaggaaattaaacagaaagaaaaataaaaactcataaaagaaaatttgtaacaCAATATACAGGTAATCCAGTTAACTATATATTGCCTTTAAAGTCTTTTAACTTGTAATGttgtttaaaatttaaaccttTGATATTTAACCAACCTTCTAagatcaaaactctaaatttagtatttttaaaaaaacatattaggcttatttggtatattaaaaatgtatagaaaacattgtcaaatatgaaatggtagttaattttatataaactatatatattccaatattataaaatattggacTGTCTTAGTATCTATTATCAGTAATAACTAACTGAGTCCAAAGTTtgccctttaaaaaatattaagagaaactGAAGAAAATTTCTAGAACTTTAATTTATAAGTTAAcatgtccatgagtattgctaacctaactttaaacaaaacagaaatcagtgACATAAAACTGAATTCATTTGTTACAGCTTTTTATTGGAGATATTGCTGATTCTTTTTgtattctgttttccagaaatcaagaaaaccattttctatctTGTAAGCTATgcgtagcttttcaagcaatgtatgcaCTTACAGACAGAacttgaaacatgtatttttttcctctctccttaatttctccagaatttgaaagccattgtaagtattcttaatttctgacaatacagttatttaggggagggagacaagatggcggactgaagccagctttcaacaaaggctcccgtccagaaggagagttaagggacaggaatttagtaagtatcctggtggacttgagcctcaccaagagagaaggctgaagaacgcacatcaacaccgctgaggcaagttgtgatcacaaggacgcaaacaaaaggtacaaaatccaccaccaagcggacgggagtccccctcccccatgagaccggctctggagccccacaatttaacaagcgggcagaaattaaaggccctcccactacactccacgggaaagaccttctaaaaactggacctacctcccctactggggtgccgtggcgttctcctgccggacatagggctgaataaaactttgggaatcctttgccggcaaccctgaatccccggcgctcccctcccgcccactgaggtctggaggcctgtcccccaggacttcggatccttgggtgatttctcaaggggagtggacagtccccgagttgcgactggtagcattgactctgaggcccgcgagtaaggagagggcaccgggctgagggggagtcacgcctcgcggcacttccctgcggtgcagtgcaccaactctccccgggcatacggggcccaagactgaataagactctggcctccccgctgagagctgagaacctctactctcactcggggtctgagggcctatcccccaggagttcggctccttgggtgatttctcgaggggagtgcacagtgcctgagctgcgtcaggtcagcgctgactctgggatacgtgagcgaggagagggcactccgctgaggggaaatcaagccttggcggcacttccctgcggtgcagtgcaggagccctccccgggcacaagactgaataagactctggcctccccgctgagagctgagagcccctactctcactcggggtctgagggcctatcccccaggagttcggctccttgggtgatttctcaaggggagtgcacagtgcctgagctgcgtcaggtcagcgctgactctgggatacgtgagcgaggagagggcactctgctgaggggaaatcaagccttggcggcacttccctgcggtgcagtgcaggagccctccccgggcacaagactgaataagactctggcctccccgctgagagctgagagcccctactctcactcggggtctgagggcctatccctccggagttcggctccttgggtgatttctcgaggggagtgcacagtgcctgagctgcgtcaggtcagcgctgactctgggacacgtgagcaaggagagggcactccgctgaggggaaatcaagccttggtggcacttccctgcggtgcagtgcaggagccctccccggaccgtagtattgcgtgaaactgaatgaaactctagcttccccccgccccactcccaatccgggtctgggggcccatcccccaagagttctgattcttgggggatctcttaaggggtgtggacccagcacaaactgcagccgctcagtgctgactctggtgcgcgggacagaggagaaaagggtcgcctgagtgcccacaccagagcagcagttccctggaggtagatcaacagccgttttttctttaacggcagaacgctcacttctggatattctgaggccacaccccctgtctccctgggcaaccagaggaggccaccggtgtcacggctcacaaacccagaagcctccagggcggggccgacccagagaggtgttcagacgcaattctccagcagcaaagacgtttgaactcaaaacagcccgtctcctgtaggcgatgacaggaacagagacagaacctcacaaagttgtctgttctgttctgttctgttagcagcatccatcagggacggggctaagcctgagtgaacacctccttcccaacacctgcatcaaacactcaaagatgtcaggccccatctcctcctgctagatagcggcagtctgcgggggcctggcagacttcctcgcgattcaggcaggtgcaaacccctggagtgtctgttcactgcaggcaactgggttagccatctgcagagataccagtgactgggtccgacggaggggcaaagtggggaaggagacgtcaaccttcccagactgctctgtttgcggggtggctcctcctgactccacgctgcactggggtgagctgtctcagaggagtcaccaggcccctgtgatccagttcccagagacctcttgaacccttccacctgagacaagtgccgattgagacagttgattcggaccttttgaactgggctaatagactgaggacttttcaggtggtgccctgggtgtgcgattgtaggaaggtttgattctccttttccaactggggccagaggtgggcaggcggggtgacttaattgctgattttttcacacagctgagacttcaagccagagtagaagttgcaataggatcgaacagaaaccagctgaaaacaagacagaaccactttgctccaccacaccagacagggccccagtttctcaggccacaacactgtacgggccctcgataaaaccccaggggaaaaaccaaagggagtaaaccatggggcggaatcagcggaaaaactctggtaacatgaataaccagaatagatcaacccccccaagaaaagatacggcagatgtgattgaagatcccattcataaacaactggctgagatgtcagaagtcgaattcagaatttggtttgcagacaagattaataaaatggaattaggaattcgaggagaaattcaaaagttgtctcaagaatttaacgaatttaaagacaaaaccaccaaagacttagacacactgaaacaagaacttacagccctcaaagatatgaaaaatacagtagaatccctcagtaacagaatggagcaagcagaagaaaggatttctgacattgaagataaagtcttcgaacgctcccaatctctcaaagaggaagagaaatggagagcaaaaacggatcactcactcagagagctctcagataattcgaaaaaacataacataagggttataggaatttcggaggctgatgatgtggcagccaagggcacagaggcccttctacatgaaattatgaaagaaaattttccagacatgcctagagaatctgaaattcagatagcagacagcttcagaaccccagcacgattcaaccccaaaaagccatctcccagacatatcataattagcttcactaaagttaacatgaaagagaagattctcaaagcagcccggcgaaagaaaactataacgtacaaaggtaagaatattagaataactgcagatctctctgctgaaacttttcaagcaagaagaggctggtcatcaacttttaatctcctaaagcaaaaaaactttcaacccaggatcttgtatccagctaaactgagtttcatctatgatggagaaattaaatacttcaatgacattcatatgttgaaaaaatttgccataagtaaaccagctcttcaggatgttctcagacctatcctccacaatgaccaacccaatcctataccacaaaagtaaactcactcagaaacttcggatcaaactccaacttccacactggcgaaaggattaaaaatgtccactggacctttgaaaaactcgatacccaaaattccaccagacttatccttactctccatcaatgtgaatggcttaaactgtcctctaaagaggcataggttagctgactggatacaaaaacttaagccagatatttgttgcatacaagagtcacatctcaacttaaaagacaaatacagactcagggtgaaaggatggtcatccatatttcaggcaaatggtaatcagaaaaaagcaggtgttgcaattttatttgcagatacagtaggctttaaaccatcaaaagtaaggaaggacaagaatggtcacttcatatttgttaagggtaatactcaatatgacgagatctcaattattaatatctatgcacccaaccagaatgcacctcaatttataagagaaactctaacagacatgagtaacttgatttcctccagctccataatcgttggagatttcaacactcccttggcagtgttggatcgatcctccagaaagaagctgagcaaagaaatcttagatttaaacctaaccatccagtatttagatttagcagacatctacagaacatttcatcccaacaaaactgaatacacatacttctcatcagcccacggaacttactccaaaattgatcacattttaggtcacaagtctaacctcagtaaatttaaaggaatagaaattattccatgcatcttctcggaccatcatggaataaaacttgaattgagtaacaacaggaatctgcatacccatacaaaaacgtggaagttaaataaccttatgctgaatgatagctgggtcagagatgagattaagaaagaaatcaccaattttttggaacaaaatgacaatgaagacacaagctatcagaacctctgggacactgcaaaggcagttctaagagggaaatttatagcactgcaagccttcctcaagagaacggaaagagaggaagttaacaacttaatgggacatctcacgcaactggaaaaggaagaacattccaaccccaaacccagtagaagaaaagaaataaccaaaattagagcagaattaaatgaaattgaaaacaaaagaataatacaacagatcaataaatcaaaaagctggttttttgaaaaggtcaataaaatagataaacctctggccaacctaatcaggaaaaaaagagtaaaatctctaatatcatcaatcagaaacaacaaagacaaaataaccacagactcatcagaaatccaaaaaatccttaatgaatattacaagaaactttattctcagaaatatgaaaatctgaaggaaatagaccgatacttggaagcacgccaccttccaagacttaaccagaatcaagtggaaatgttgaacagacccataacaagttcagaaatagcatcaactatacaaaacctccctaaaaagaaaagcccgggaccagatggtttcacgtcagaattctaccaaacctttaaagaggaattagtacctatattactcaacctgttccaaaatgtagaaaaagaaggaagactacccaacacgttctacgaagcaaatatcaccctgatccccaaaccaggaaaagacccaacaagaaaagaaaattatagaccaatatcactaatgaatatagatgcaaaaatattcaacaagatcctaacaaacagaatccagcaacacatcaaacaaattatacatcatgaccaagttggttttatcccagggtctcaaggctggttcaatatacgtaaatctataaatgtaattcagcacataaacaaattaaaaaacaaagaccatatgattctctcaattgatgcagaaaaagcttttgataatatccagcatcccttcatgatcagaacactcaagaaaattggtctagaagggacttttcttaaactgatagaggctatctacagcaaacccacagccaatatcatattgaatggagttaaattggaatcatttccactcagatcaggaaccagacaaggctgcccattgtctccattgcttttcaacattgtaatggaagttttagccaccgcaattagggaagaaaaggcgatcaagggtatccatatagggtcagaagagatcaaactctcgctcttcgcagatgatatgattgtgtatctggaaaacactagggactctactacaaaactcctagaagtgatcaaggaatacagcagcgtctcaggttacaaaatcaacattcataaatcggtagcctttatatacaccaacaacagtcaaattgaaaaagcagttaaggactctatcccattcacagtagtgccaaagaagatgaaatatttgggaatttacctaacaaaagacgtgaaagatctctataaagagaactatgaaactctaagaaaagaaatagctgaaaatgttaacaaatggaaaaacataccatgctcatggctaggaagaatcaacattatcaaaatgtccatactacccaaagcaatatatactttcaatgcactccctattaaagctccactgtcatattttaaagatcttgaaaaaacattacttcgttttatatggaatcagaaaaaacctcgaatagccaagacattactcagaaataaaaacaaaacaggaggaatcacactaccagacctcagactttactacaaatcgatagtgatcaaaacagcatggtattggcacaaaaacagagaagtagatatctggaatagaatagagaaccaagagatgaatccagctacttaccgctatttgatttttgacaagccaattaaaaacattcagtggggaaaagattccctatttaacaaatggtgctgggtgaactggctggcaacctgcagaagactgaaattagacccacacctttcaccattaactaagatagactctcattggattaaagatttaaacttaagacatgaaactctaaaaatactagaggagaatgcagggaaaacccttgaagaaattggtctgggtgagtatttcatgaggagaaccccccgggcaattgaagcagcttcaaaaatacactactgggacttgatcaaactaaaaagcttctgcacagctaagaacacagtaagcagagcaagcagacagccctcagaatgggagaaaatatttgcagggtataactctgacaaaggtttaataaccagaatccacagagaactcaaacgcatcagcaagaaaaaaacaagggatcccatcgcaggctgggcaagggatttgaagagaaacttctctgaagaagacaggcgcatggccttcagacatatgaaaaaatgctcatcatctttaatcatcagagaaatgcaaatcaaaactactttgagatatcatctaactccaatgagactagcctatatcacaaaatctcaagaccagagatgttggcgtggatgcggagaaaagggaacacttctgcactgctggtgggaatgcaaattaatacattccttttggagggatatatggagaacactcagagatctaaaaatagatctgccattcaatcctgtaattcctctgctgggcatatacccagaagaccaaaaatcacaacataacaaagatatttgtaccagaatgtttattgcagcccaattcataattgctaagtcatggaaaaagccgaagtgcccatcgatccacgaatggattaataaattgtggtatatgtttaccatggaatactatgcagccttaaagaaagatggagactttacctctttcatgtttacatggatggagctggaacatattcttcttagtaaagtatcccaagaatggaagaaaaaatatccaatgtacacagccctactatgaaactaatttgggactctcacatgaaagctataacccaactacaacttaacaatagggggaagtgggaaaggggggggtgggtagagggaggggaatctgtgggatcacacctgtggtgcatattacaggggtatttgcgaaacttggtaaatgtagaatataaatgttttggcacagtaactgagataacgccggaaaggctatgttaaccactgggataaaaatgtgtcaaatggtttatgaagtgagtgtatgatgccccataatcatatcattgtatacacttatgatttaataaaaaaaaaaaaaaaaaaaaaaaaaaaaaaatacagttatttaCATAAGTTCAATAAcgatctgttttgttctataaaacataatgaaaacattggttattttaccaagactTTAGCTAGAATAGCATTTACAAAAGTGTAagactactttaaaaaattaagattgaCTTtataaaaagccctttggaaaaacttGCCAGATACCCATaggtaacatttcctgatctatAGTAAGTAATAAAGGTCACTTTCTAACAGGTCCAGGAACCAAAATGTGCttgggacctcaagagaagaagaatttatccaatgcatacaggtatctaaagGCACAGGTGAAACCTGAGCTGGTGAAAGGCCTCCAAGTCTAACCTATGAttccttattttaaaaggtaccagcaaagccaattttaaaggaaagaaaaaaaatcctacataactaataattattcttactgcactttatggaaataatcagacccagtatactaaaAGTTCAGCTTATTTTAACAACTAAATTAGTTCTaattataatttatctttaataaagagaaaacttggagagagaaaaacagttcAAAGAGAAAACAGGCTGTGTCCCACCTGTATCAAGTCCCAGCCTTATTTGTAATGTCAGctcctaaaataaaacataactctTTTACTGAACTGATTTATTAAATGGAATTAAGAAACTGGCCAAGGAGTATAGAATGGTATATAGTAGTCACATTTGTTCTGAAATCCAAGAACTCAACAAAAATTACCTGTTAACCACACTAAAAAATTTCTACATTATTAAATGTTATCAAGTCTGTAGAAACTCTTAAAACTATgtattatcttaaaaactgtgctaagTTTATAAATAAGAATCCTAATGTTCTCATTATGTTAACCTTAGCCTCGAAATTCAGAACttgtaaatgtttataaataactgCTAAATAGTTTGATACTTTTGAAACAGCCAACaagccctgctccagccacatactgaaAGCTGGCTGGCCCATGGACAGCTAAAGCCTGAGGAAACTCTTCACTGAATTTATCttaattaaactttaaacttcagggcagcgcctgtggctatgaggagtagggcaccagccaaatatgccagaggtggcaggttcaaacccagccttggccaaaaacggtaaaaggaaaaaaaagaaaaagaaaaaactttaaactttgggaaaagagggaaaaaatataatCTATGTATCCACACcactccttcttctcctcctcctcctggcagTAGGCCTCTGCATTTTGAATCACTTACTGCTTATGTTAAAAAGTGAATAAGCGCTGTCAAACATATAACAATTAAGAATCAAAATAACCCTGTACCCAACCTTATACCCACCACTGGGTCAATGATTTGATCCCCAAGAGAGAAGATGGAGGACTTTTTAGGCCtagaataaagtagaaaaataccatttAACTCCTGTCAATTTCCTGGGATGCAAGCCCtaaacaaaatggagtaa from Nycticebus coucang isolate mNycCou1 chromosome 3, mNycCou1.pri, whole genome shotgun sequence carries:
- the LOC128582227 gene encoding LOW QUALITY PROTEIN: putative heat shock protein HSP 90-beta 2 (The sequence of the model RefSeq protein was modified relative to this genomic sequence to represent the inferred CDS: substituted 1 base at 1 genomic stop codon), with translation MPEELNHGEEEVETFAFQAEIAQLMSLIINTFYSNKEIFLRELISNASDALDKIHYESLTDPSKLDSGKKLKIDIIPNPQEXTLTLVYTGIGITKADLINNLGTIALKQDQTEYLEERRVKEVVKKHSQFIGYPITLYLEKEPEMEISNDEAEEEKGEKEEDKDDEEKPKIEDVGSDEEDNSSKDKKKKTKKIKEKYIDREELNKTKPIWTRNPDDITQEEYGEFYKSLTNDWEDHLAVKHFSVEEYVSRMKETQKSIYYITGESKEQVVNSAFVKQVWKWGFQVIYMTEPIDKYCMQQLKEFDGKTLVSVTKESLELPEDEKEKKKMEESKAKFENLCKLMKEILDKKVEKVTISNKLVSSPCCIVTSTYGWTANMEQIMKAQTLRDNSTKGYMMAKKHLEINPDHPIVEMLWQKAKVDKNDKAVKDLVVLLFETALLSSGFSLEDPQTHSNRIYRMIKLGLGIDEDEVTAEEPSTAVPDEIPPLEGDEDASRMEEVD